A DNA window from Streptomyces parvus contains the following coding sequences:
- a CDS encoding peptidoglycan bridge formation glycyltransferase FemA/FemB family protein → MSALLVPSSSSPVRRARNRGLALDTISPKTYRAFLTSPEGRALGPGFLQCPSWAAVKEGWHSRLIGWGPDPEVGALTGAALVLLRQFPGTRKYFAYLPEGPVADWSDPDVDDWLDPLLEYLRRAGAFAVRIGPSPAYRRWDAARLKPLAAPGRRLDDVLASEVDPLGSAVADRLRVRGWRRCGGDGTDQGGDAQPRHVFRVPLAGRTPDDLWTGLNQEWRRNVRRARKECVEVVVGSAADLPEFSRLLTVTERRDGFRLGRSLAYYERQYAALNAEEPGRMKLYLARHRGEILAAHTMIAVGRRAWYQTGASADHRREVRPSNALQWRMLLDAHAAGADVYDMRGVPSTLDPEERAYGLLRWKLGTGGQVVETLGEWERPVGGSANHALHRAFQAYLNRR, encoded by the coding sequence GTGTCAGCGCTGCTCGTGCCGTCGTCGTCCAGCCCCGTGCGCCGCGCACGGAACCGGGGCCTTGCCCTGGACACCATCAGCCCGAAGACCTACCGCGCCTTCCTCACGTCTCCCGAAGGCCGGGCCCTCGGCCCCGGCTTCCTCCAGTGCCCGTCCTGGGCCGCCGTCAAAGAGGGCTGGCACTCCCGACTGATCGGCTGGGGGCCCGATCCGGAGGTGGGCGCGCTGACGGGGGCGGCTCTGGTGCTGCTGCGTCAGTTCCCCGGCACGCGCAAGTACTTCGCCTACCTCCCCGAGGGCCCCGTCGCCGACTGGAGCGACCCCGACGTCGACGACTGGCTCGATCCGCTGCTGGAGTACCTGCGCCGTGCGGGGGCCTTCGCCGTGCGCATCGGCCCGTCGCCCGCCTACCGGCGCTGGGACGCCGCCCGGCTCAAGCCGCTCGCCGCACCGGGCCGCCGCCTCGATGACGTCCTGGCCAGCGAGGTCGACCCCCTCGGCTCCGCCGTCGCCGACCGGCTGCGGGTCAGGGGCTGGCGGCGCTGCGGTGGCGACGGGACGGACCAGGGCGGGGACGCCCAGCCCCGCCACGTCTTTCGGGTTCCGCTCGCCGGACGCACCCCGGACGACCTGTGGACCGGGCTCAACCAGGAATGGCGACGCAATGTGCGCCGGGCCCGGAAGGAGTGCGTGGAGGTGGTGGTCGGCAGTGCGGCGGACCTGCCCGAGTTCAGCCGCCTGCTCACCGTCACCGAGCGCAGGGACGGATTCCGTCTCGGCCGCTCACTCGCGTACTACGAGCGTCAGTACGCCGCTCTCAACGCCGAGGAACCGGGCCGTATGAAGCTGTACCTCGCCCGGCACCGGGGCGAGATCCTGGCCGCCCACACGATGATCGCGGTGGGCCGCCGGGCCTGGTACCAGACCGGTGCGTCGGCCGACCACCGCCGCGAGGTCAGGCCCTCCAACGCCCTTCAGTGGCGGATGCTGCTGGACGCCCACGCGGCCGGGGCGGACGTCTACGACATGCGCGGGGTACCCTCCACTCTCGATCCGGAGGAACGTGCGTACGGATTGCTGCGGTGGAAGCTCGGCACCGGTGGGCAGGTCGTCGAGACGTTGGGGGAATGGGAGAGGCCAGTGGGCGGCAGCGCCAACCATGCGCTTCACCGTGCCTTCCAGGCATACCTGAACCGCCGATGA
- a CDS encoding Ig-like domain-containing protein — translation MPRSSRIPVLVHARVRAAVVAALVTPLAACSTSASPGAPAAEATPSPADRPVTVSVTPTGKQTPAGEPVRVTVSGGRLTSVTVTDTEGRRLAGKAAADGRSWVSDRKAVPGEAYEVTAATRSAGGTARSVRSGFTTAAAAEVNKVDWRPGTGTTVGVAQPISLVFDHPVENRAEVEKQLKVTTSNDTEGSWGWMRDWSGRDRVDWRPETYWKPGTEVTLKAELNGTDSGADGGWFVRDYTTAFTIGDRQIVEVDLDRHRLSLVRDGRTVRRIPVSGGTPGGDKRSWRGTAVLMAKEGTINMNSETVGLADAYDKMVDHSMRLTWSGMYAHAAPWNARHLGRANRSSGCIGMSDADAAWFYGQVRPGDPFEITGKDTKGVVAPGNGFGAWNLSWTEWQGKSALR, via the coding sequence TTGCCCCGCTCGTCACGCATACCCGTACTGGTCCACGCCCGCGTCCGCGCCGCCGTGGTGGCCGCTCTGGTGACCCCTCTCGCCGCCTGCTCGACGAGCGCCTCTCCCGGTGCCCCGGCCGCCGAGGCGACACCGAGCCCCGCCGACCGGCCCGTCACGGTCTCCGTCACACCGACGGGCAAGCAGACCCCGGCCGGTGAGCCCGTACGGGTCACGGTCTCGGGCGGCCGCCTCACCTCGGTGACCGTCACCGACACCGAGGGCCGCCGGCTGGCCGGAAAGGCCGCCGCCGACGGCCGGTCCTGGGTCTCCGACCGCAAGGCCGTACCCGGCGAGGCGTACGAGGTGACGGCCGCGACCCGGAGTGCGGGCGGAACCGCCCGGAGTGTCCGGTCCGGCTTCACCACGGCGGCGGCGGCCGAGGTCAACAAGGTCGACTGGCGACCGGGCACGGGCACCACCGTCGGCGTCGCCCAGCCCATCTCCCTGGTCTTCGACCATCCGGTCGAGAACCGGGCCGAGGTCGAGAAGCAGCTCAAGGTCACCACCTCGAACGACACCGAGGGCTCCTGGGGCTGGATGCGCGACTGGTCGGGCCGGGACCGGGTGGACTGGCGGCCCGAAACGTACTGGAAGCCGGGGACCGAGGTCACGCTGAAAGCCGAGCTGAACGGTACCGACTCCGGCGCGGACGGCGGCTGGTTCGTACGCGACTACACGACGGCCTTCACCATCGGCGACCGGCAGATCGTCGAGGTCGACCTCGACCGCCACCGGCTCTCCCTCGTACGGGACGGCAGGACGGTCCGCCGGATCCCGGTCTCCGGCGGCACGCCCGGCGGCGACAAGCGGTCCTGGCGAGGGACCGCCGTCCTCATGGCCAAGGAGGGCACGATCAACATGAACTCCGAGACGGTGGGCCTCGCCGACGCCTACGACAAGATGGTCGACCACTCCATGCGGTTGACCTGGTCGGGCATGTACGCCCACGCCGCCCCGTGGAACGCCCGCCATCTCGGCAGGGCCAACCGGAGTTCCGGGTGCATCGGTATGAGCGACGCGGACGCGGCCTGGTTCTACGGGCAGGTGCGGCCGGGCGATCCGTTCGAGATCACCGGCAAGGACACCAAGGGCGTGGTCGCGCCGGGGAACGGCTTCGGCGCGTGGAATCTCTCGTGGACCGAGTGGCAGGGGAAGAGCGCGTTGCGCTGA
- the rbsD gene encoding D-ribose pyranase: protein MKKSGILNRHLAGAIAELGHGDTVLICDAGMPIPSGPRIVDLAFRAGTPSFAEVLDGLLDELVVEGATAAEEIRDANPAAAALLDTHFPWLESVPHDDLKALTATARLVVRTGEARPYANVLLRCGVFF from the coding sequence GTGAAGAAGTCGGGCATCCTCAACCGCCATCTGGCGGGCGCGATCGCCGAACTCGGCCACGGCGACACCGTCCTGATCTGCGACGCCGGCATGCCGATACCGTCCGGCCCCCGCATCGTCGACCTGGCCTTCCGCGCCGGGACTCCGTCCTTCGCCGAGGTACTGGACGGCCTGCTCGACGAGCTGGTCGTCGAGGGAGCGACGGCCGCCGAGGAGATCCGCGACGCCAACCCGGCGGCCGCGGCGCTCCTCGACACCCACTTCCCCTGGCTGGAGTCGGTCCCGCACGACGACCTGAAGGCGCTGACGGCGACGGCCCGCCTGGTGGTCCGTACGGGGGAGGCGCGGCCGTACGCGAACGTCCTGCTGCGGTGCGGGGTGTTCTTCTGA
- a CDS encoding HAMP domain-containing sensor histidine kinase, producing the protein MITVPRPGRPRGGGNERADGAGPAAPTRKRSRVRAFGLRTRLLAAFLLVAAVSAGTTSALTYREARNALLQTAQDTAVSTFRDQVERTGWGLPLQEEGLEEILRDLARTGKPRPWVVFAEYGSIRASSGENPVSSVITPQLRRAATADRYGSFQRVVKDGVPYLTIGMPTVFKTGPDSVLPSGLVLYAVMRMTDEQVNVDALLIAARNGALPGLAVALVPALLAARSVLRPVRELRRAARSMGSGRLDTRIPVRGRDELADLADTFNESAGQLERSVGELREAEARARRFASDVSHELRTPLAGMLAVTEVLDEDADRLDADTAQAVRLVSTETGKLAVLVEDLMEISRFDARAAELNSDEIDVAEAIRKTLQARHWADDDRIRTELPAGIRARLDPRRFDVVIANLVGNALRHGGAPVSVLLRTEASSSGTLVLVVEVADRGPGIPAAALPHIFDRFYKADAARTRSPGSGLGLAITLENVHLHGGTIRAGNLPGGGAVFTVEIPLRAEEAGR; encoded by the coding sequence GTGATCACCGTCCCCCGCCCCGGCCGCCCGCGCGGCGGCGGAAACGAGCGAGCGGACGGCGCGGGGCCGGCCGCGCCCACGCGGAAGCGTTCGCGGGTCAGGGCGTTCGGTCTGCGCACCCGGCTGCTGGCCGCCTTCCTTCTGGTCGCCGCGGTCAGCGCCGGCACGACATCCGCCCTGACCTACCGCGAGGCCCGCAACGCGCTGCTCCAGACCGCCCAGGACACGGCCGTCTCGACCTTCCGCGACCAGGTCGAGCGGACGGGCTGGGGGCTGCCGCTTCAGGAGGAGGGGCTGGAGGAGATCCTGCGCGACCTCGCCCGCACGGGCAAGCCGCGCCCCTGGGTGGTGTTCGCCGAATACGGTTCGATCCGCGCGTCCTCGGGCGAGAACCCGGTCTCCTCCGTCATCACCCCCCAACTGCGCCGGGCCGCGACGGCCGACCGGTACGGCAGCTTCCAGCGGGTGGTCAAGGACGGCGTCCCCTACCTGACCATCGGCATGCCCACGGTCTTCAAGACCGGCCCCGACAGCGTGCTTCCCAGCGGGCTCGTCCTGTACGCCGTCATGCGGATGACCGACGAGCAGGTCAACGTGGACGCCCTCCTCATCGCCGCGCGGAACGGCGCCCTGCCCGGCCTCGCGGTCGCGCTCGTGCCCGCCCTGCTCGCGGCGCGCAGCGTGCTGCGTCCGGTACGGGAGCTGCGCCGTGCGGCCCGGAGCATGGGGAGCGGCAGACTCGACACCCGTATACCGGTACGCGGCCGGGACGAACTGGCCGACCTGGCCGACACGTTCAACGAGTCGGCGGGCCAACTGGAGCGCTCCGTCGGTGAACTGCGCGAGGCCGAGGCGCGTGCGCGCCGCTTCGCCTCCGACGTCTCGCACGAACTGCGCACCCCCCTCGCCGGGATGCTCGCCGTCACCGAGGTCCTCGACGAGGACGCGGACCGCCTGGACGCCGACACCGCCCAGGCGGTCCGGCTGGTCAGTACGGAGACCGGAAAGCTGGCCGTGCTCGTCGAGGACCTGATGGAGATCTCCCGCTTCGACGCCCGCGCGGCCGAGCTGAACTCCGACGAGATCGATGTCGCCGAGGCGATCCGCAAGACCCTCCAGGCCCGGCACTGGGCGGACGACGACCGGATCCGCACCGAACTCCCCGCCGGGATCCGGGCCCGCCTCGACCCGCGCCGCTTCGACGTCGTGATCGCCAACCTCGTCGGGAACGCGCTGCGGCACGGCGGCGCGCCCGTCTCCGTGCTCCTGCGCACCGAGGCAAGCTCCTCGGGCACGCTCGTGCTCGTCGTCGAGGTCGCGGACCGCGGCCCCGGCATCCCCGCCGCCGCGCTCCCGCACATCTTCGACCGCTTCTACAAGGCCGACGCGGCCCGTACGCGCTCGCCCGGCAGTGGCCTGGGCCTGGCGATCACCCTGGAGAACGTGCATCTGCACGGCGGCACGATCCGCGCGGGGAACCTGCCCGGCGGCGGTGCCGTCTTCACCGTCGAGATCCCGCTCCGGGCCGAGGAGGCCGGCAGATGA
- the sph gene encoding sphingomyelin phosphodiesterase, producing MPNTAFRRLTGVTLSAALATVTLAANAPQAAAAETPSLRVLSYNAFLFSKTLYPNWGQDHRAAEIPKTSFFQGNDVVVIQEAFDNGASDALLRDSAAQYPHRTPVVGRSRSGWDATGGSYSATTPEDGGVTILSKWPIVRKEQFVFKDACGGDWFSNKGFAYAVLDVNGARVHVVGTHAQSTDPGCSAGEAAQTRSRQFRQMDAFLDAKNIPASEQVVVAGDFNVDGHSAEYASFLSDAGLTTPDSRTGHTYSFDTRDNSIASERYPDDPREDLDHVLHRTGHAKPSGWKNDVVKEQSTPWTVSSWGKQYTYTNLSDHYPVIGSGQ from the coding sequence GTGCCGAACACCGCGTTCCGCCGCCTGACCGGCGTCACCCTGTCCGCCGCGCTCGCCACCGTCACCCTCGCCGCGAACGCTCCGCAGGCAGCGGCTGCCGAGACCCCGTCACTGCGGGTGCTCTCGTACAACGCGTTCCTCTTCAGCAAGACGCTGTACCCCAACTGGGGCCAGGACCACCGGGCGGCCGAGATCCCGAAGACGTCGTTCTTCCAGGGCAACGACGTCGTGGTGATCCAGGAGGCCTTCGACAACGGCGCATCCGACGCGCTGCTGCGCGACTCGGCCGCCCAGTACCCGCACCGGACCCCGGTGGTCGGCCGGAGCAGGAGCGGCTGGGACGCGACGGGCGGCTCCTACTCGGCGACGACGCCGGAGGACGGCGGCGTCACCATCCTCAGCAAGTGGCCGATCGTGCGCAAGGAGCAGTTCGTCTTCAAGGACGCCTGCGGCGGCGACTGGTTCTCGAACAAGGGCTTCGCCTACGCGGTGCTGGACGTGAACGGCGCGCGGGTCCATGTCGTCGGCACCCACGCCCAGTCGACCGACCCCGGCTGCTCGGCGGGCGAGGCGGCGCAGACGCGCAGCCGGCAGTTCAGGCAGATGGACGCGTTCCTCGACGCGAAGAACATCCCGGCCTCCGAACAGGTCGTCGTGGCAGGCGACTTCAACGTCGACGGGCACTCGGCGGAGTACGCGTCGTTCCTCTCCGACGCCGGCCTGACCACCCCGGACTCCCGGACGGGCCACACGTACTCCTTCGACACCCGCGACAACTCCATAGCCTCCGAGCGCTACCCCGACGACCCCCGCGAGGACCTGGACCACGTCCTGCACCGCACGGGCCACGCCAAGCCGTCGGGCTGGAAGAACGATGTGGTCAAGGAGCAGAGCACCCCGTGGACGGTGTCCAGCTGGGGCAAGCAGTACACGTACACGAACCTCTCCGACCACTATCCGGTGATCGGTTCCGGCCAGTGA
- a CDS encoding response regulator transcription factor, protein MSRVLLVEDDPFVREGVQLGLRRRGHDVRAAGTGEDGLAALAEFRPDLLLLDLMLPGMTGVQVCRRIREHSQLPIIMLTARGDDFDVVIGLEAGADDYIVKPARPEVIDARIRAVLRRMDDGSTGRPAIEVYGDLTIDRVGLTASKAGRPLTLAPSELRLLLHLSAAPEQVFSRQQLLENVWEHTFHADGRLVDACVARLRGKIEDEVGNPRYVQTLRGFGYRFGPL, encoded by the coding sequence ATGTCCCGCGTGCTCCTCGTCGAGGACGACCCCTTCGTACGTGAGGGGGTCCAACTCGGTCTGCGCCGACGCGGCCACGACGTACGAGCAGCCGGAACCGGCGAGGACGGCCTCGCCGCGCTGGCCGAGTTCCGCCCCGATCTGCTGCTGCTGGACCTGATGCTGCCCGGTATGACCGGCGTACAGGTCTGCCGGCGCATCCGGGAGCACAGCCAGTTGCCGATCATCATGCTCACCGCGCGCGGCGACGACTTCGACGTGGTCATCGGTCTGGAGGCCGGTGCCGACGACTACATCGTCAAGCCCGCCCGGCCCGAGGTGATCGACGCCCGGATCCGGGCGGTGCTGCGCCGTATGGACGACGGCTCGACGGGCCGCCCGGCCATCGAGGTCTACGGCGACCTCACCATCGACCGGGTCGGACTGACGGCGTCGAAGGCCGGCCGGCCCCTGACGCTCGCTCCCTCGGAGCTGAGACTGCTGCTGCACCTTTCCGCCGCTCCCGAGCAGGTGTTCAGCAGGCAGCAGCTCCTGGAGAACGTCTGGGAGCACACCTTCCACGCCGACGGCCGCCTGGTCGACGCCTGCGTCGCCCGGCTGCGCGGGAAGATCGAGGACGAGGTCGGCAACCCGCGTTACGTCCAGACGCTGCGGGGCTTCGGCTACCGCTTCGGCCCGCTGTGA
- a CDS encoding class F sortase has product MPSPRTPHRFRRTAALLTAVAACVALAGCSSDEPSAAKAAAPSASARDGAGSGSTAPPRTDEAERSAPTEVSIPSIGVRSTLMELGLNADGTVEVPPAEKGMTAGWYRGGPVPGAPGPAVLIGHNDTRFGRAVFHDLKNIADGAEVLVRDGAGKTLRFTVTGKEAVRKNAFPTEKVYGPTKGSTLRLITCDGEFDAEGHPVDNLIVYGALA; this is encoded by the coding sequence GTGCCGTCGCCCCGTACGCCCCACCGCTTCCGGCGGACCGCCGCGCTGCTGACCGCCGTCGCGGCCTGCGTCGCCCTCGCCGGATGCTCGTCCGACGAGCCCTCCGCGGCCAAGGCCGCCGCCCCCTCCGCTTCGGCACGGGACGGGGCGGGCTCCGGATCGACCGCGCCGCCCCGGACGGATGAGGCGGAGCGGTCGGCTCCCACCGAGGTCTCCATCCCCTCGATCGGCGTACGGAGCACCCTCATGGAGCTGGGCCTCAACGCGGACGGCACGGTCGAGGTCCCGCCGGCGGAGAAGGGTATGACGGCGGGCTGGTACCGCGGCGGGCCCGTGCCCGGCGCACCGGGCCCGGCGGTACTGATCGGCCACAACGACACCCGTTTCGGCCGGGCCGTCTTCCACGACCTCAAGAACATCGCCGACGGCGCCGAGGTGCTGGTCCGCGACGGGGCGGGGAAGACCCTGCGCTTCACGGTCACGGGGAAGGAAGCGGTCAGGAAGAACGCGTTCCCCACCGAGAAGGTCTACGGCCCGACGAAGGGCAGCACGCTGCGGCTCATCACCTGCGACGGGGAGTTCGACGCGGAGGGCCACCCGGTGGACAACCTGATCGTGTACGGCGCCCTCGCCTGA
- the murJ gene encoding murein biosynthesis integral membrane protein MurJ, with product MARAVRTAAVPQGTKAAFAAPRGSAVMAAGSVVARATGFARFAVVAAALGTIGPTADGYAVGNALPTIVYMLLLGGALNAVFVPELVRAAKERPDAGAAYTDRLVTVCVVALLAITATAVWAAPTIVDVYTDYTGRQAAMTVALARYCLPQIFFLGLFTLLGQILNARGRFGAMMWTPVLNNVVVIAVFGLYLALSPGGGDNTLTPTGTALLGWGTTAGIAVQTLALVPALRAARFRWRPRFDWRGSGLARPLRAAGWLVLLVLANQAAYWVTTRLATSAGLDGGPGFGAFNNAYVLWVVPHGVITVSVVTALLPRMSAAAADGNLTGVRRDVSHALRVCAAGVVPAACALLALAGPVTALVFGHGRTSAADTAALAGILMAFAPGLIALSGQYVLSRAFYALSDTRTPFLLNLVIVALNAGLSLAAAHLLPARWAVTGMAAAYSLALCAGWALTGWVLCRRLDAVQPLRSSPVAAHARLLLAAVPAVAFGHLASLGAAPAGALAATAAGAAAVGLTFALLARPLRLTELNALFLRVRSRRVRT from the coding sequence ATGGCACGCGCCGTCCGCACCGCCGCGGTCCCGCAGGGCACGAAGGCGGCGTTCGCCGCTCCGCGCGGCAGTGCGGTCATGGCCGCCGGATCCGTCGTCGCCCGCGCCACCGGTTTCGCCCGGTTTGCCGTGGTCGCTGCGGCCCTGGGCACCATCGGGCCGACCGCCGACGGCTACGCGGTCGGCAACGCCCTGCCCACCATCGTCTACATGCTGCTGCTGGGCGGCGCGCTGAACGCCGTCTTCGTGCCCGAGCTGGTGCGGGCCGCGAAGGAGCGCCCCGACGCGGGGGCGGCGTACACCGACCGGCTGGTCACCGTCTGCGTCGTCGCCCTGCTGGCCATCACCGCGACCGCGGTGTGGGCCGCCCCCACCATCGTCGACGTCTACACCGACTACACCGGTCGGCAGGCGGCGATGACCGTCGCGCTGGCCCGCTACTGCCTGCCCCAGATCTTCTTCCTGGGGCTGTTCACCCTGCTCGGGCAGATACTCAACGCACGGGGCCGGTTCGGCGCGATGATGTGGACGCCGGTCCTGAACAACGTCGTCGTCATCGCCGTCTTCGGCCTCTACCTCGCCCTGTCCCCGGGGGGCGGCGACAACACCCTCACGCCGACCGGGACCGCCCTGCTCGGCTGGGGCACGACCGCCGGTATCGCCGTCCAGACGCTCGCCCTCGTCCCGGCCCTGCGCGCCGCCCGCTTCCGCTGGCGGCCCCGCTTCGACTGGCGCGGCAGCGGCCTGGCCCGGCCCCTGCGGGCGGCCGGCTGGCTGGTGCTGCTGGTCCTCGCCAACCAGGCCGCCTACTGGGTCACCACCCGGCTCGCCACGAGCGCCGGCCTCGACGGCGGACCGGGGTTCGGCGCCTTCAACAACGCCTACGTCCTGTGGGTCGTACCGCACGGCGTCATCACCGTCTCCGTGGTGACGGCGCTCCTGCCGCGGATGAGCGCGGCGGCGGCCGACGGGAACCTCACCGGGGTGCGGCGCGATGTCTCCCACGCCCTGCGGGTCTGCGCCGCCGGCGTCGTACCCGCCGCCTGCGCGCTGCTCGCCCTCGCGGGGCCGGTGACGGCCCTCGTCTTCGGTCACGGCAGGACCAGTGCCGCCGACACGGCCGCCCTGGCCGGAATCCTGATGGCCTTCGCTCCGGGGCTGATCGCCCTGTCCGGCCAGTACGTCCTGTCGCGCGCCTTCTACGCGCTCTCCGACACCCGCACACCGTTCCTGCTCAACCTGGTGATCGTCGCCCTCAACGCGGGACTGTCCCTGGCCGCCGCGCACCTGCTGCCGGCCCGCTGGGCCGTCACGGGCATGGCGGCGGCCTACTCGCTGGCTCTGTGCGCGGGCTGGGCGCTGACCGGCTGGGTGCTGTGCCGCCGGCTCGATGCCGTGCAGCCCCTCCGGTCCTCCCCCGTGGCCGCCCACGCACGCCTGCTGCTCGCCGCCGTCCCCGCCGTCGCGTTCGGCCACCTCGCGTCCCTCGGCGCGGCACCGGCGGGAGCCCTGGCCGCCACCGCCGCCGGCGCGGCCGCCGTCGGCCTCACCTTCGCCCTGCTCGCCCGTCCACTGCGGCTCACCGAACTGAACGCGCTGTTCCTGCGTGTACGCAGTCGGCGGGTCCGGACCTGA